From Salvelinus namaycush isolate Seneca chromosome 2, SaNama_1.0, whole genome shotgun sequence, one genomic window encodes:
- the LOC120017397 gene encoding WW domain binding protein 1-like produces MNEILGVGLKMGLFLHVVAVSPSDATLDESVLHCEGLNNQSYVCESGHCCGESQCCSYYYELWWFWLVWVIIFILSCCCVCHHRRTKHRLQQQQRQHEINLIAYREAHNYTSLPFYFRFLPNSLLPDYEEVVNRPPTPPPPYSVFHTVSPLPTDPQDGLGLGHCPTIQTTPVPPVSDTLCSRPSLEEPHRIGAPTIGYNRHKADNKPQEPQDGGPGLGPQDGGPGLGPQEASTEEPRGPEKSCKEPLLLEDLGGPESGAQEDKDNRGALGRRRRFTGDSGIEVCVCDRGGSTSIGSQEGKELREKDSLMGEEVEEQEEGDFCDGCGHPTPGVEEEQALALDGPESRSECGSATGSTSLPPPAMMQPTQPPVCLLLHTINELEGPPHHGNSTEPQG; encoded by the exons AGCGTACTGCACTGTGAGGGGCTGAACAACCAGAGCTACGTCTGCGAATCAGGACACTGCTGTGGGGAGTCACAGTGCTGCAGTTACTACTATGAACTCTGGT GGTTCTGGCTGGTGTGGGTCATCATCTTCATCCTGAGCTGCTGCTGCGTGTGTCACCACCGGCGCACCAAGCAccggctgcagcagcagcagcgccaGCACGAGATCAACCTCATCGCCTACCGCGAGGCGCACAACTACACCTCCCTTCCGTTCTACTTCA GGTTTCTTCCAAATTCCCTCCTACCTGACTACGAGGAGGTGGTGAACCGTCCtcccacccctccccctccctacaGTGTCTTCCATACAGTCAGCCCCCTGCCCACGGACCCACAGGACGGCCTGGGACTGGGACACTGCCCGACCATCCAGACCACTCCGGTCCCCCCAGTGTCCGACACCCTCTGCTCCAGGCCGAGCCTGGAAGAGCCCCACCGCATTGGGGCTCCCACCATTGGCTACAACAGACACAAGGCAGACAATAAGCCTCAGGAGCCCCAGGATGGTGGACCAGGGCTAGGGCCCCAGGATGGTGGACCAGGGCTAGGGCCCCAGGAGGCCTCTACAGAGGAGCCTAGAGGCCCAGAGAAGAGTTGCAAGGAGCCTCTGTTACTCGAGGACCTAGGGGGGCCCGAGAGCGGTGCCCAGGAGGACAAAGATAATAGGGGGGCCCTTGGGCGGCGGCGTCGTTTCACGGGTGACTCGGGTATCGAGGTGTGCGTATGTGACCGTGGTGGTAGTACAAGTATTGGAAGCCAGGAGGGCAAGGAGCTGAGGGAGAAGGATAGCCTAATGGGGGAGGAGGTTGAGGAGCAGGAAGAAGGAGACTTCTGCGACGGGTGCGGTCACCCCACTCCGGGAGTAGAAGAGGAGCAGGCCCTAGCCCTGGATGGACCCGAAAGTAGGTCGGAGTGCGGGTCGGCGACAGGGTCCACCTCCCTGCCACCACCCGCCATGATGCAACCCACCCAGCCCCCGGTGTGTCTGCTCCTCCACACCATCAACGAGCTTGAGGGGCCCCCTCACCATGGCAACAGCACAGAGCCCCAGGGCTGA